The following is a genomic window from Planctomycetia bacterium.
TCAGAAGAGACGACGCGCCCGCGACATCGGCGACCGTCGTGAAGAATGACGTGCACCGCCAGCGCGTCGGCAAGGACGTGCTGACTGGTCAGGATCATCCCGTCGTCGCGGATCAGCACGCCGCTGCCGGTGCTGGTCCAGGCGCGGGGCTCTGCGGCATCCCGGCCCAGGCTGCCAGGGCTTCGGTCGATCTCGATGGCCACGACGCTTCTGCCGACGCGGCGCACCAGACGATCAATCACGGATTGAAAACTCTCGACGAGCGTCTCCGGGTCCGGGCGCGTTGGCGACGGAAGCATGAACCGGGCCGACCACGATTCACCAGTGGGCGAAATGCCGCGCAAATCCATCGGCTCATGGGCCGCGACGATGCCGGATGCGAAGATCAATAGGACGGGCAGCAGGGCGAAGCGCGGTTGAGTTGCGCGGGGTCTGAGGCAATTCTGCGCGGTGTTGAGAGATGCTTTGGTTCGCATCGTGTCGGCTCCATCCGCACACGAAGGGCGGGTCGGTCATTGCGGGACGTCGATTTCGAGCTTTTGTTTGGCGCCCTGTCGCGCTCCTGCTGAAAATGTGACAATCTTTGCGCCGGGGTCAACCAAAAAGAGATATCCAAATTTGCGCTGGTCCTCGGGCGTGTCACGCATGATGTTGGCCGTGACCTTTTGCGCCTTGGCCAGGCACCGCTCGGGCACATCAGCCTCGGGATGATACTGAATCTCCAGCACCATCTTGCCGCCGATCGGCGCGGCGGAATAAACGCCGATGGCGTAGTAGTTATTGCCTGCATCGTCGGCGATATAGATCTGGGCGGCGACGTTGGTCGCGTAATTCAGCGCCTTGCCGAACAGGCTGAGAGCGTCGTTCTTATCGGCGCCGACCTGAACCATCTTCTTGCCGCCGGGGACGTCAAACTCTTTCACATCCCAATCGGCCGGCGGCGGATCGGGAATCTCGACACTGAAGTGACAATCGCCAAGCTTGCCGCCTCGGACCGCGCTGCGCACGACATTGTCATTTCCATCGAGTGGGAACGGAATCGTCGAAAACACGCCGGTTCGTGCGGCAATGGCGTTGGCCACATGCGTCGCTCCACCGGGTGCATCGCCGACTTTCACGTCGCCGCCGCCTCCCCCTGTTGCGTCAGACTTCTCGTCGTCCTTCTTTTTCTTTGAAGTCTTCTTTTCTGCCGCAGGGACATCTCGCCCGCCCGCGATCGATGCATAGGCGGGCGGCTCATCCTTGAACATTTTCTTGGTCAGCTCAACGCGCGGACCGCGCTTGAACTCGATGTACCACGGGACAAAGGTCGCCGGAACCTCAAATGCGACGTCGAACTTGTAGCCGGAAATAAAGTCGAGCCCATCCTTGCCTTGCTTGTCACCGATGGCGGGGGTCTGGTTGGGACCGAGGATAAAGTCTGTTTGCGGACCGAACCGGACCAATCGGGTTGCCTGTGCAGCGTCGATTGACTTCAGGCCGTGGTCCTTGTGGGTATAGATGTCGCTCAGGCCGCAGGCGAGCCGAACTTCGGGCTCGGCCGAGCGAGATCCGTCCGTCGCGGGAGGCGGTCCGATCAGTCGAAACTGGGCTGGTCGGAAGCGAATCTCCGCCGCCTCTTTCGCCGCGCTGGCATCGATCCGGACCCGACAGACGAGGAGCTTGTTTCCGGGGCTGCTCGGCTCTCTTGATGTGAACTCACGCACGAGTGACTCGCCGTCCACCCGCTGGGTCACTTCGTCGATCTGGGAGGCCTCCCAGTATGCCAATACGGAAAGGCAATCCTCAGGAAGGAACATGCGCTCGCTGGGCTGTGGATTCGCCCGCGCGCTGTAAAGGTCGAGCAGCATGTCGGGCTTTGCTTGTTCGAGCGGAGTCTCGCCGCCGAACCGGCCGTTGGAAAGCATTGAGGCGAGGCCGACAGTGAAGTTGTCGGGCTTGAAGAAGAAGCCCTTGGTCTGGATCGTGCCGTCGGGTGCGGACTGCACTCGATCGAAACCAAAAACGGCGGGTCCAATCGGCAGCATCTGGATGGCCACCAGGGCCATGCCGACAATGATGAGGCCGCTGAAGAAACCGACGACGCCCGCCCCGGCACGATCCACATAGACCGGCAGGCGAACGTTTCCGGGAATGGACTTGTCCGTCGCAAAGCGAAGGGTGGCCAGGGAAATGAGAAAAATGAGCATAAAGGCCAGGGGTAGCCCGACCATCGAATTCAGCGAGTCGGCCCACACGGAATTCAGACTCTCGTAGAATCCGAACGCCAACATGCACGCGACGATGGCGGAGAAGAACATGATCAGCGAACTGAAGAAGCCCTGGTATGCCCAGAATGCCGTGATCAGGATCACCATTAATGCGACTACGATTGAGAACAACATGATTGGCCGCTCCATCCAGGGCGTGAAAACGACGGCTCGCCGCTTTCCAAGCTGATAATCAGGCCGGATCGGTCAGGATGCCTTCGCAGGCGCCGACGCGGACTGGCCTTCTTTGGTCACTCTTAAGACCTCGTTGATGCTTGTCTGGCCCTCATAAACTTTATACAGCGCGTTTTCCTGAAGGTAGAGCATGCCTCGCTTGCGCGCCTCGGTCTTCACAGCGGCAAGCGGCGAGCCCTTGGCCAATAGAGCGCGGAGGTCATCGTCAATGACCAGCATCTCGAACACCCCGGTTCGCCCGATGTATCCAGCGCCCTGGCAGATCGTACAGGCCAGGGGATTGCCCTGACGATCAACCTCCACCTCATTGGGATTCGGCGGGCGGAAGAACGGGCGGTTCTCACCGGTGGGCAAATTGGCCTTCTTCAAGATTGCCGGATCGGGCTTATAGCCTTTACGACACTCCGTACACAGAATGCGCACAAGTCGCTGGGACAGGACGAGCTGCAAGCCTGCGGCGGCCATCGCCGGATCGCCGACTGCCTGGATGTATTTTTGCAGGGCGCTGAAGCAGTCCCGCGCCTGCACTCCCAGGTACATCTTTTTGCCTTGCTTGGCGTACTGGGCGACGATCTGGGCCGTCTCAACGTCGGCGAGATCGGAGGCCATGCAGACATCCGGCTCCATGCGAAGGATCGACCTCAGCTTCTTGCCGAAAGTCACCTCGCCGCCTGTTGCGTCGATGACGTGCTGGGTCAGATTCTCAACGTCCTGACTCTTGTTGATTTCCAGGGTATGGATGTTCTGAAGGAACGCGTCGTGTTCCCGGAGCATTGCGTAGAGCGTGCTCGACACACCCGACGCCTTCGGGCCACTGCACATCACCAGCCCGCGACTTTCCTTAACGATCTTCTGCACGATGGGCAGTTGCTTGGGTGTGAGGCCGATGTCGGGCAGGCGGAACTTGTGTTCTTCGTAGAGCAACCGAAGTATGAATCGTTGTCCCGAGGTGCTGCCCGATGTGCGAGCCTCGATCTCGACG
Proteins encoded in this region:
- the tadA gene encoding Flp pilus assembly complex ATPase component TadA, whose product is MPTDLAIGSGVDILLAALPQSGDYFSAVKIVPFLLCVLLWAHNSAWVQKDTVKVKVPAGPWISLVFGTGAICLILWLLVPIYAVGIGLFVVLYGAALLVYIFYRNARVGPNDTVLTVSHLRRLGKGGASANEELSSLDRVRIKAADGKTPAWPSDPEENAAYGVLQELLFDAIWRRATDARMDFAPEQPVKVIYRVDGIDRLRDPIDAIHGLRMFQHLKKIAGMNLEEMRKPQAGRFKCAIGAGGKGDKTVEIEARTSGSTSGQRFILRLLYEEHKFRLPDIGLTPKQLPIVQKIVKESRGLVMCSGPKASGVSSTLYAMLREHDAFLQNIHTLEINKSQDVENLTQHVIDATGGEVTFGKKLRSILRMEPDVCMASDLADVETAQIVAQYAKQGKKMYLGVQARDCFSALQKYIQAVGDPAMAAAGLQLVLSQRLVRILCTECRKGYKPDPAILKKANLPTGENRPFFRPPNPNEVEVDRQGNPLACTICQGAGYIGRTGVFEMLVIDDDLRALLAKGSPLAAVKTEARKRGMLYLQENALYKVYEGQTSINEVLRVTKEGQSASAPAKAS
- a CDS encoding CvpA family protein; this translates as MLFSIVVALMVILITAFWAYQGFFSSLIMFFSAIVACMLAFGFYESLNSVWADSLNSMVGLPLAFMLIFLISLATLRFATDKSIPGNVRLPVYVDRAGAGVVGFFSGLIIVGMALVAIQMLPIGPAVFGFDRVQSAPDGTIQTKGFFFKPDNFTVGLASMLSNGRFGGETPLEQAKPDMLLDLYSARANPQPSERMFLPEDCLSVLAYWEASQIDEVTQRVDGESLVREFTSREPSSPGNKLLVCRVRIDASAAKEAAEIRFRPAQFRLIGPPPATDGSRSAEPEVRLACGLSDIYTHKDHGLKSIDAAQATRLVRFGPQTDFILGPNQTPAIGDKQGKDGLDFISGYKFDVAFEVPATFVPWYIEFKRGPRVELTKKMFKDEPPAYASIAGGRDVPAAEKKTSKKKKDDEKSDATGGGGGDVKVGDAPGGATHVANAIAARTGVFSTIPFPLDGNDNVVRSAVRGGKLGDCHFSVEIPDPPPADWDVKEFDVPGGKKMVQVGADKNDALSLFGKALNYATNVAAQIYIADDAGNNYYAIGVYSAAPIGGKMVLEIQYHPEADVPERCLAKAQKVTANIMRDTPEDQRKFGYLFLVDPGAKIVTFSAGARQGAKQKLEIDVPQ